A window of the Acidobacteriota bacterium genome harbors these coding sequences:
- a CDS encoding TetR/AcrR family transcriptional regulator, with protein MTTLPSNNPLPDQPLVAAPGKRMSAENRRRQIARVAMRLFAQKGFTGTTTKEIAGQAGISEAIIFRHFATKQELYAAILDEKSIENEEDAFWRLMRDLASRKDDRAFFQTLAQRIIERHRQDNTFMRLMLFSGLEGHELSEMFFETHVQEVYSFLCGYIRQRIEDGDFQAVDPLLAARSFMGMAIHQSLTEQLFERKTAERPDSRHLAEGFTNLFLNGITTPSPAVQARSRKKTQVEPKG; from the coding sequence ATGACAACCTTGCCTTCAAACAACCCGCTCCCAGATCAACCGCTGGTGGCAGCCCCCGGAAAACGCATGTCGGCTGAAAACCGGCGACGTCAAATCGCCCGCGTCGCAATGCGACTCTTTGCGCAAAAAGGGTTTACCGGCACCACCACCAAGGAAATCGCTGGCCAGGCCGGCATCAGCGAAGCCATTATCTTTCGCCACTTTGCCACCAAACAGGAACTCTATGCGGCGATCCTGGATGAAAAATCCATCGAAAACGAAGAAGACGCTTTCTGGCGCCTCATGCGTGATCTTGCCAGTCGTAAAGACGACCGCGCCTTCTTCCAGACCCTCGCCCAGCGCATCATCGAACGCCACCGTCAAGACAACACCTTTATGCGGCTGATGCTGTTTAGTGGGTTGGAAGGTCACGAATTATCCGAGATGTTTTTTGAAACCCACGTTCAGGAAGTCTATTCCTTTTTGTGTGGGTACATCCGGCAGCGAATTGAAGATGGTGATTTTCAGGCTGTTGACCCACTGCTGGCTGCCCGGTCCTTTATGGGAATGGCCATCCACCAATCACTGACCGAACAGTTATTTGAACGCAAAACGGCTGAGCGTCCAGATAGTCGGCACCTCGCCGAAGGGTTTACCAATTTATTTCTCAATGGGATTACGACTCCGTCACCAGCCGTTCAAGCCCGAAGCCGAAAGAAAACTCAGGTTGAACCGAAAGGATAA